CCCATACCTGCTCAAGGAGCAGTTCACGGGTGAAGACCTGCCAAGGCTTTCGCGCCAGCGCGACCAAGAGATCGAATTCCAGGGGCGTCAATGAAATCCGCTCGCCGCCACGGGTCACCAAGTGGCCCGCCACGTCGATGGTGACGTCGGCGATCCGTAGGGTCTCGGGCGCCTTCTGGTCTCCCGGCCGCAGCCGGGCGCGGACCCGCGCAACGAGCTCGGCCGGCTTGAACGGCTTGGGCACGTAGTCGTCAGCACCGGATTCAAGGCCGCGTACGACGTCGGAGGTATCGGATTTGGCGGTGAGCATGACGATGGGGACGTCAGACTCCCCGCGGATCTGGCGGCACACTTCGATGCCGTCCGATCCGGGCAGCATCACGTCAAGCAACACCAGATCTGGCTTTGAGGACCGGAAGACCTCCAGCGCTTGCCCGCCGTCCGCGCAAAAAACCGGGTCGAAGCCGTCGTTCCGCAGCACGATGCCGATCATTTCGGCCAGCGCTTCGTCGTCGTCTACTACCAGGATGCGTGCCTTCATAGTTATATATTCCCTTATCCCCAAGCCTTTGTCCCGTTGAGCCCAATCACGGCATGGCGCGCTGCAGCCGGCAAGCAAATGGGCTATGAGGCACGACGGCGGAACTATAGGCTGGTGCGAACGGCCCCTTTCGGGGTCCGTGCATTGCCGCGGACGCATCTTTTGGGGAGGAAAACGTGTCACAACCCGATCCGGGTTACCGGCCCGAACAAGGACCGCGGCCACCATGGGGCGCCCAGCCACAATGGGGCGCACCGCAACCCGGCGCCCAGCCGCCATGGGGCAGCCCGCCGCAATGGGGCGCTCCAC
This genomic interval from Arthrobacter sp. FW306-2-2C-D06B contains the following:
- the mtrA gene encoding MtrAB system response regulator MtrA: MKARILVVDDDEALAEMIGIVLRNDGFDPVFCADGGQALEVFRSSKPDLVLLDVMLPGSDGIEVCRQIRGESDVPIVMLTAKSDTSDVVRGLESGADDYVPKPFKPAELVARVRARLRPGDQKAPETLRIADVTIDVAGHLVTRGGERISLTPLEFDLLVALARKPWQVFTRELLLEQVWGYRHAADTRLVNVHVQRLRSKIERDPEAPEVVLTVRGVGYKAGA